AGCCACAGCCTTCCTTCCGGAACCACGGTGCTGAATTTTTGCGTGCTGGGCACATCCCCCGGGAAGACGTAGGGCTCGTCAAGGGGCACGCCGTTGACGTTGACCTTCCCGGCGGCGTCGCAGCAGACCACGGTATCGCCTGGAACGCCGATGGCCCGTTTAACGTACGTGGTGTCGCTGCCGGCGATGCCGAGCCATTGCAGGGCGGAGGCGGCGGCATCCACCAGGGGGCCCTTGCCGCTGTTCAGGGGAGCGAAGCTGCCCCTGCCGTCAAAGACCACCACGTCCCCGCGCCGGATGGGTTCGGCCTGGAAGTCCGTGCGCGATACCAGGATGCGGTCCCCGCCTTCCAGGAGCGGCTCCATGGACTCCGACGGGATGAAGTAGACGTCCAGCCACAGTGACCGGACCAGCCCGCTGATGGCAACGGCAAGGAGGAGCGCCGCCACAACGACAAAACGCCAGCCCTTTTTGCGGGGCTGGCGTTTTGTCTGGTGCATGGTCCGTATCCTGGCGCTGGTGCATTGCTCCGGCGCTTGCCGGCTACGGCCGCGCTCCGGCCTGGCAATAAGTCCGGGCAGGACTTACTTGGCGGAGCTGAAGTCGCGCTTTTCCTTGATCTTGGCGGCCTTACCGCGCAGTGCACGCATGTAGTACAGCTTGGCGCGGCGGACGTCACCCTTGGTGACAACCTCGATCTTTTCGATGATCGGGGAGTGCACCGGGAAGGTACGCTCCACGCCGACACCGAAGGAAACCTTGCGGACGGTGAAGGTCTCGCGCACGCCATCGCCCTGGCGGCCCAGGACGAAGCCCTGGAAAACCTGGACACGCGTGTTCTTGCCTTCGATGATGTTCACGTGCACCTTGAGGGTGTCGCCCGCGCGGAACTCGGGAACATCGTTGCGCAGCGAGGCTGCATCGACGGAGTCGAGAATATGCATGATTGCACTCCTGGTGAACGCCACAGGTCATTCACTTTGGGTCACGGCAGGCAAGTCGGCCCGCTTAAAAGCGGGACGGGCATCACCGCCGAAGTAAAGTGGTCCGGCCGCTTCAAGGGTTGATGGGGCCGGTTGTCAGGCTGTTGGCCGCGCTACCCCCTGTGGCAGGTGCGGACCCAGCAGACACAAGGGTTAATTTTGCCACAGCAGCAGGGTTACGCCAATTCCGCCGGAGTTAGTCCTGCTGTACGGCGTCCGGTTCCGGGCGGCGGACCAGGCGGCCGTCCACGACGTCGTAACCCAGGTTGTGCAATTCGGTGCGGTCGGCACGCGGGAGGCTGCCGGCGTCGAACTCCCGCAGGAGGTCCGGGCGGCGGTCCGCCGTCCGGCGGTACTGTTCGTGGCGGCGCCACTGGGCGATCCTGCCGTGGTTGCCGCTGAGGAGCACCGGCGGCACTTCGCGGTCCCGCCACACGGAAGGCTTGGTGTAGACCGGATACTCCAGGAGCCCGTCGGAGTGGGATTCCTCCACCAGGGACTCGGGGTTGCCGACAACGCCGGGAAGCAGGCGGCCGATGGCCTCCACCATGGCAAGGACGGCCACTTCCCCGCCGTTGAGCACGTAGTCGCCCAGGCTGATGGGCCGGACGGTGAAGTGTTCCTGCGCCCATTCGATGACGCGTTCATCGATGCCTTCGTAACGCCCGCAGGCAAATGCCAGGTGCTGCTCCTCCGCCAGCTCATAGGCGAGGGCCTGCGTGAACCGTTCGCCGGCCGGGGACGGAACGATGAGCACGGGCTTGCGCTGGGCGTCCGGGCGCCCTTCCGCCACGGCGGTGAGGGCCTGCGCCCAGGGTTCGGGCTTCATGACCATTCCGGCACCGCCGCCGTACGGCGTGTCGTCCACGGAACGGTGCTTGTCGGTGGTGAAGCTGCGCAGGTCGTGGACGTGCAGGTCCAGGATTCCATCCTGGCGGGCCTTGCCAATCAGCGACAGTTCCAGCGGGGCAAGGTATTCAGGAAAAATGCTGACGACGTCGATGCGCATCTAGACCCTGTCTTCCGTTTCGGGGGCTGCGGCTTCGTCGGAGTTCAGTTCAAAGAGTCCGTCCGGAGGGGTGAGGAGGATGTAGCCTTCCCCGACGTTGACCTCGGGCACGATTTGCTCCACGAACGGGATGAGGATTTCTTCACCGCCGGGGGTGGTCACCATGAGCAGGTCCTGGACGGGCATGGTGTTCAGCGCCGTCACCTTGCCCACCACCTGTGAGCCGACCCGTGCCTCAAGGCCGACGAGTTCATGCTCGTACCAGCCCTCGTCGTCGTCCTCGTCAAGCTCCTCGGTTTCGATGAACAGCTTGGCGCCGCGGAGGGTCTCTGCCCGGTTGCGGTCGGCCACTTCCTCGAAGCCGAGCAGGAGGATGTCCTTGTTCCAGCGTGCGCTGCTCACGGTGAGGGGACCGGACGCTGCAGGCTCAACGACGAACGTTGTGCCGGGGACAAACCGGTCCTCCGGGGCGTCCGTCAGCACCTGGACCGTGACTTCCCCGCGAATGCCGTGCGGCTTGCCGATCCGCGCCACCTGAAGCTGCATCTGTTCCTCTGTTCCGGGTTGTGGTGTTTCTGCTGAAAGAACTGTGTTGTTGAAAGCAAACCGGCCCCTCCACCTGATGGTGGAGGGGCCGGAGCAAGAACTGAATGTTGCCGAGCGCTCAGCGGCGGCGGTCGGTGTCGACGACGTCGACGCGGACCGGTTCGCCGCCGGCCAGTGCTGCCACCACGGTGCGCAATGCGCGGGCCGTGCGGCCCTGGCGGCCGATCACCCGTC
This window of the Pseudarthrobacter defluvii genome carries:
- the lepB gene encoding signal peptidase I, with product MHQTKRQPRKKGWRFVVVAALLLAVAISGLVRSLWLDVYFIPSESMEPLLEGGDRILVSRTDFQAEPIRRGDVVVFDGRGSFAPLNSGKGPLVDAAASALQWLGIAGSDTTYVKRAIGVPGDTVVCCDAAGKVNVNGVPLDEPYVFPGDVPSTQKFSTVVPEGRLWLMGDHRSVSADSRSLLGAPGGGLVPMDRVIGRPVQILWPLDRFAPVARPPATGPTTQNGR
- the rplS gene encoding 50S ribosomal protein L19: MHILDSVDAASLRNDVPEFRAGDTLKVHVNIIEGKNTRVQVFQGFVLGRQGDGVRETFTVRKVSFGVGVERTFPVHSPIIEKIEVVTKGDVRRAKLYYMRALRGKAAKIKEKRDFSSAK
- the trmD gene encoding tRNA (guanosine(37)-N1)-methyltransferase TrmD gives rise to the protein MRIDVVSIFPEYLAPLELSLIGKARQDGILDLHVHDLRSFTTDKHRSVDDTPYGGGAGMVMKPEPWAQALTAVAEGRPDAQRKPVLIVPSPAGERFTQALAYELAEEQHLAFACGRYEGIDERVIEWAQEHFTVRPISLGDYVLNGGEVAVLAMVEAIGRLLPGVVGNPESLVEESHSDGLLEYPVYTKPSVWRDREVPPVLLSGNHGRIAQWRRHEQYRRTADRRPDLLREFDAGSLPRADRTELHNLGYDVVDGRLVRRPEPDAVQQD
- the rimM gene encoding ribosome maturation factor RimM (Essential for efficient processing of 16S rRNA); amino-acid sequence: MQLQVARIGKPHGIRGEVTVQVLTDAPEDRFVPGTTFVVEPAASGPLTVSSARWNKDILLLGFEEVADRNRAETLRGAKLFIETEELDEDDDEGWYEHELVGLEARVGSQVVGKVTALNTMPVQDLLMVTTPGGEEILIPFVEQIVPEVNVGEGYILLTPPDGLFELNSDEAAAPETEDRV